From Candidatus Cloacimonadaceae bacterium, a single genomic window includes:
- the dprA gene encoding DNA-processing protein DprA, with product MTDTNKLAAWLCLKSNPEIKLRTALAILERYPDPQDFVGKSEHPLFCSDLLNITAKQYLMDGTLPHNFEGILKLCKHYEIDILCITDGGYPSTLKEIFAPPLMLYYRGGLLQALKSITLGVVGTRKPTSYGIQMCRKLLEPVCAKGVCIVSGLAMGIDSIAHSTAVKAKTPTIAVLASGVDNIYPPQNRELAAKIIANGALVSEYDPGTKAEKWNFPARNRIVSALSQACFIVEGPITSGALLTAKFALEQNRDLIALPGNVNHPNAQGPNYLIKNGAALITEAEDILHCLGVQTDAEVSEQLDILPDIFPDEVIVLDFFKQEQREIHFDELIVQTGHSFGKLSTILLNLELKGYLAKSGGSSFILG from the coding sequence ATGACCGATACGAACAAGCTTGCTGCATGGCTCTGCCTGAAGAGTAATCCAGAGATCAAGCTCCGCACTGCTCTTGCTATCCTGGAGCGGTATCCCGATCCGCAAGACTTTGTAGGCAAGAGCGAGCATCCGCTTTTTTGCAGCGACCTGCTCAACATCACAGCGAAACAGTATCTGATGGATGGCACGCTGCCACACAACTTTGAAGGCATCCTTAAACTATGCAAACATTATGAGATAGACATCCTCTGCATCACTGATGGGGGCTATCCCTCCACTTTGAAGGAAATCTTCGCGCCACCCTTGATGCTCTATTATCGCGGAGGATTGCTCCAAGCACTCAAATCCATCACTCTGGGGGTAGTCGGAACGCGCAAACCGACTTCCTACGGAATCCAAATGTGCCGCAAATTGCTCGAGCCCGTCTGCGCGAAGGGTGTTTGCATCGTTAGCGGGCTTGCAATGGGCATCGACAGCATCGCACACAGCACAGCGGTCAAAGCCAAAACCCCAACCATCGCCGTTCTCGCCAGCGGAGTGGATAACATTTATCCTCCTCAAAACAGAGAGCTTGCCGCCAAGATCATCGCCAACGGAGCGCTCGTCTCCGAATATGATCCCGGCACCAAAGCAGAAAAGTGGAATTTCCCAGCCCGCAACCGTATCGTCTCCGCTCTTTCACAGGCTTGTTTCATCGTGGAAGGTCCAATCACCAGCGGAGCGCTCTTAACCGCCAAATTTGCCCTTGAACAAAACCGCGATCTCATTGCCCTGCCGGGAAACGTCAACCACCCCAACGCTCAAGGACCGAATTATCTGATCAAAAACGGTGCCGCGCTGATCACCGAGGCGGAGGACATCCTCCATTGTCTTGGCGTTCAGACGGATGCGGAAGTTTCAGAACAGCTTGATATCCTGCCGGATATCTTCCCCGATGAAGTGATCGTGCTGGACTTTTTCAAGCAGGAACAACGCGAGATACACTTTGATGAACTCATTGTGCAGACCGGACACAGCTTTGGCAAGCTTTCCACCATCCTGCTCAACCTCGAGCTGAAAGGATACCTCGCCAAATCCGGAGGCAGCTCTTTCATCCTGGGGTGA
- a CDS encoding DEAD/DEAH box helicase produces the protein MTKFTDITLPEPLQRAAADLNYEHPTPIQDQTIEWLLENETDLIALAQTGTGKTAAFGFPTLSQTDIEKSAVQTIVLCPTRELCIQITKDLQSYAKYMPRIKITAVYGGAPMQKQKDALKAGVQIVVGTPGRVADMIRQGVLKLEHINRLILDEADEMLNMGFQEELSEIMSHTPAEKQTMLFSATMPKEVAGLAKAFMKEPHRISVGNQNQGAENILHFYYKVQARDKYLALKRIADMSPNIYGIIFCRTRNETQEIADKLQHDGYNADALHGDLSQGQRELVMSRFRSKFVRLLVATDVAARGLDVDDLTHIINFSAPTEPDIYIHRSGRTGRAGKSGISLTIIHSKEIGLLKAMERRLGREIVWSKVPGGREICEKQLFHFIDTVERIEVDNAQIDSFLPNVYKKLSWLTREELIQRFVSVEFNRFLNYYKDTKDLDHSGEATAKTEKKDVAFKTFRLGIGYVSQVTKRDLMRYINQLKVSRSIEIGQIDILSDHTLIDLDAEYEAQLLKAFSRNKYQGIPVSAEVVESTRRKKSGNYDPKPRDPKTRDYKPRDDKPRAYKPSDDKPRDYKPREFTKSKSYKKDKS, from the coding sequence GTGACAAAATTCACTGATATCACACTTCCAGAACCTCTTCAACGCGCAGCGGCAGACCTGAATTATGAGCATCCGACCCCTATTCAGGATCAGACCATCGAATGGCTGCTGGAAAATGAAACCGATCTGATCGCCCTGGCACAGACAGGCACCGGAAAGACCGCAGCTTTCGGCTTTCCTACGCTCAGCCAAACCGATATAGAAAAATCCGCGGTGCAGACCATCGTTTTGTGCCCCACCCGAGAGCTATGCATCCAGATCACCAAAGATCTGCAAAGTTATGCCAAATACATGCCCCGCATCAAGATAACCGCAGTCTATGGCGGCGCGCCGATGCAGAAACAAAAAGATGCCCTCAAAGCCGGCGTGCAAATCGTTGTCGGCACTCCAGGCAGAGTCGCGGACATGATTCGCCAGGGCGTGCTCAAGCTTGAACACATCAACCGCCTCATTTTGGACGAAGCGGACGAAATGTTGAACATGGGCTTCCAAGAAGAGCTTTCCGAAATCATGAGCCACACACCAGCCGAAAAGCAAACCATGCTCTTTTCCGCCACCATGCCAAAGGAAGTGGCAGGTCTCGCCAAAGCCTTTATGAAAGAGCCTCATCGCATCAGCGTCGGCAATCAAAACCAAGGCGCGGAGAACATCCTGCACTTTTACTATAAAGTGCAAGCCAGGGATAAATACTTGGCACTGAAACGGATAGCGGACATGAGCCCCAATATCTACGGGATCATCTTTTGCCGCACCAGAAACGAAACTCAAGAGATCGCGGACAAACTTCAGCACGATGGATACAACGCGGATGCCCTTCACGGAGACCTCTCACAGGGTCAACGCGAACTCGTGATGAGTCGTTTTCGCAGTAAGTTTGTGCGTCTCTTGGTAGCCACAGATGTGGCGGCTCGCGGTCTCGACGTCGATGACCTCACGCATATCATCAATTTCAGCGCTCCCACGGAGCCGGACATCTATATTCATCGTTCCGGCAGAACCGGCAGAGCAGGAAAAAGCGGCATTTCCCTCACGATCATCCACAGCAAGGAAATCGGCTTGCTCAAAGCGATGGAAAGACGTCTCGGACGCGAAATAGTCTGGTCTAAAGTGCCCGGCGGCAGAGAAATCTGCGAAAAGCAGCTCTTTCATTTCATCGACACCGTCGAACGAATCGAAGTGGACAACGCCCAGATCGATTCCTTCCTCCCCAACGTCTATAAAAAACTGAGCTGGCTGACCCGCGAAGAACTCATCCAACGCTTTGTCTCGGTGGAATTTAACCGATTCCTGAATTATTACAAGGACACCAAAGACCTCGACCACAGCGGCGAAGCCACCGCCAAAACCGAAAAGAAAGACGTCGCCTTCAAGACCTTCCGCCTTGGCATCGGCTATGTCTCACAAGTGACAAAACGCGACCTGATGCGCTATATCAACCAACTCAAGGTTTCACGCAGCATCGAAATCGGGCAGATCGACATCCTCTCGGATCACACCTTGATCGACCTGGATGCGGAATATGAAGCCCAGTTGCTCAAAGCATTCTCCCGCAACAAATACCAAGGCATCCCTGTTTCAGCCGAAGTGGTGGAATCAACCAGACGGAAAAAATCCGGCAATTACGATCCCAAACCACGGGACCCGAAAACAAGAGACTACAAACCTCGGGATGACAAGCCACGCGCCTACAAGCCCAGTGATGACAAACCACGGGATTACAAGCCTCGTGAATTTACAAAATCCAAATCCTACAAAAAAGACAAATCATAG
- a CDS encoding site-specific DNA-methyltransferase, translating into MSNDDLTKVEKPHNLSIKSESPYKGQMFDQIVHWQFSQTVKNEPRVTIEQNDAISFLSNLPDNSIDLIVTDPAYSGMNQMLKLGRGKIIGKYNDRGDGQKWFEEFHDTEENYYKLLKECYRVLKDDRHIYIMFDSFSLLSLGSLVREVFNVKNIVVWDKLNIGMGHYFRRRHEFILFASKGKKSLNLKNIPDVWRIKRVTKAKYPTQKPTELFELMLVGSAECNYTVCDPFMGSGSSAIAALKHNCIYYGCDTSSTSIQITTERINEYQLFGNDILQPCSLIDVKDNQLMELITNGKFK; encoded by the coding sequence ATGAGCAATGATGATCTCACAAAGGTTGAAAAACCGCACAATCTAAGCATAAAGTCAGAAAGCCCCTATAAGGGTCAAATGTTTGACCAGATTGTACATTGGCAGTTTTCTCAAACAGTCAAGAATGAACCCCGCGTCACAATTGAACAAAATGATGCCATATCTTTTTTGTCGAATCTACCCGATAATTCTATCGACTTAATTGTTACAGATCCTGCATATTCAGGTATGAACCAAATGCTTAAGCTGGGTCGAGGTAAAATAATAGGTAAATATAATGATCGGGGCGATGGGCAAAAATGGTTTGAAGAATTCCATGATACTGAAGAAAACTATTATAAACTACTAAAAGAGTGTTATAGAGTGCTAAAGGATGATAGACACATATATATCATGTTTGATTCATTTTCACTCTTATCACTGGGTTCTTTGGTAAGGGAAGTATTCAATGTAAAGAATATCGTTGTTTGGGATAAGTTAAATATTGGTATGGGGCATTACTTTAGGCGAAGACATGAATTCATCCTTTTTGCCAGCAAGGGGAAAAAGAGCTTAAACCTAAAGAATATTCCAGATGTATGGAGAATTAAAAGAGTTACAAAGGCAAAGTACCCAACTCAAAAACCAACTGAATTATTCGAACTTATGCTTGTTGGTAGTGCAGAATGTAATTATACTGTTTGCGATCCATTTATGGGTAGTGGGTCATCTGCAATTGCAGCACTAAAACATAATTGTATATATTATGGGTGCGATACTTCATCAACCTCGATTCAGATAACTACCGAACGTATTAATGAATATCAGTTATTTGGAAATGATATTCTTCAGCCATGCAGTCTTATTGACGTGAAAGATAACCAGTTAATGGAGTTAATTACAAATGGCAAGTTTAAGTAA
- a CDS encoding AlwI family type II restriction endonuclease, whose product MASLSKSKTLFAFTSPRTIEKIIPEIEFLVTSFGGIKWDTRTQEDFYEALYNADFFDGTVKAKNMNLAARDRITRAPKALGFVKLKPVIELTDAGRRLLTGKRIHETITRQLLKFQLPSNYHKGTDNRFWVKPYLELLRLIRDMNGLSKTEIALFYTQLIHINRYDEIQQAILDYRQSKSKFKGNAKQFILDCAIKEIISIYKVQIEHGDLTTRESLDTSLKRFVNTKKHNLFDYADAFIRYINATSLMAFDTSQNRIVISNFRIPEVEFILATVDRNPIIFERETDYQNYLFASDTPLLYGDVLENLLSKYSKYVDVSEFRLLAIESVKDRIEEIESRLRQENNLITVSNLKNYSQFDEIIQTYDKIIKRDVIDPPLYFEWNTWRAFEMINYALEVNGFFKSDINGLPISTAPGKVPDLVIEYDNFLLMVEVTLSSGYTQYNMEGEPVARHFGTLMKTSFKPLFCLFITPKLNQSTLAHFFTVNKTNIEFHGGMTNIIPITLQQFIKLLSIAKSCGFNNSSKLYDLLTNIMHHHKGSLSEVLWQNSINTLINSWLQSA is encoded by the coding sequence ATGGCAAGTTTAAGTAAATCGAAAACACTTTTTGCTTTTACTTCTCCAAGAACTATCGAGAAGATAATACCAGAAATAGAGTTTCTTGTTACTTCATTTGGTGGTATTAAGTGGGACACTCGAACCCAAGAAGACTTTTATGAGGCTTTGTATAATGCTGATTTCTTTGATGGCACAGTTAAAGCAAAGAATATGAACTTAGCCGCAAGAGATCGGATAACTCGAGCTCCAAAAGCACTGGGGTTTGTAAAGCTTAAACCAGTTATAGAATTAACCGATGCCGGTAGAAGATTACTTACTGGTAAACGAATACATGAAACGATAACCAGACAATTACTTAAGTTTCAGTTACCATCAAATTACCATAAAGGCACCGACAACCGCTTCTGGGTTAAGCCTTATCTTGAGCTATTACGATTAATCCGCGATATGAATGGTCTCAGTAAAACTGAAATAGCGTTATTCTATACTCAATTAATCCATATTAACCGGTATGACGAAATACAACAAGCGATTTTAGATTACCGTCAGTCAAAGTCAAAATTCAAAGGAAATGCGAAGCAATTTATCTTGGACTGCGCGATAAAAGAAATTATTAGTATTTATAAAGTGCAGATAGAGCATGGTGATTTGACAACTCGAGAGAGTTTAGATACAAGCCTTAAGAGGTTTGTTAATACAAAAAAACATAACCTCTTCGATTACGCTGATGCTTTTATTAGATACATCAATGCCACTTCCTTAATGGCTTTTGATACATCGCAAAATCGGATCGTTATCAGTAACTTCAGGATACCAGAAGTAGAGTTTATATTAGCAACCGTCGATAGAAATCCAATTATCTTTGAAAGAGAAACTGATTATCAAAACTATCTGTTTGCATCAGATACTCCATTGTTATACGGAGACGTATTGGAAAACCTATTATCCAAATACTCTAAATATGTTGATGTGAGCGAATTCAGATTGTTAGCTATTGAATCCGTTAAAGACCGTATTGAAGAAATAGAATCTCGGCTAAGACAGGAAAACAATCTAATAACTGTTTCCAACCTTAAGAACTATTCGCAATTTGATGAGATTATCCAGACTTATGATAAGATCATCAAGAGAGATGTTATCGATCCACCTCTATATTTTGAATGGAACACATGGCGTGCTTTTGAAATGATAAATTATGCCCTTGAAGTAAATGGTTTTTTCAAGTCTGATATCAACGGATTACCGATATCTACAGCTCCCGGTAAAGTCCCCGACCTTGTAATAGAATACGACAATTTTTTGCTGATGGTTGAAGTAACTTTATCTTCAGGATATACCCAATACAATATGGAGGGAGAGCCGGTTGCGAGGCATTTTGGCACCTTAATGAAAACATCTTTTAAACCTCTGTTTTGCCTTTTTATAACGCCCAAATTAAATCAATCTACTTTAGCACACTTTTTCACTGTAAATAAAACCAATATTGAATTTCATGGTGGAATGACAAATATTATTCCGATCACCTTACAGCAGTTTATCAAACTTTTAAGTATCGCCAAATCGTGTGGTTTTAACAATTCATCAAAACTATATGATTTGCTAACCAATATTATGCACCATCACAAAGGGTCTTTATCTGAAGTGTTATGGCAAAATTCAATCAATACGTTGATTAATTCATGGCTTCAATCAGCTTAG
- the obgE gene encoding GTPase ObgE, with protein MFIDHSKLRVKAGDGGDGVVSFRREKFVPKGGPDGGDGGRGGNVFAIGDENVNTLLDYKFNKLYKAENGKYGSGNRKTGASGEHIYLRVPLGTEIFHLKEEGKRVKLGDITHHGEELIIAKGGRGGKGNSNFATPTNQAPRHATPGRHTEEVELEFVLKLMADVGLVGFPNAGKSTLLSVLSAARPKIADYEFTTLEPMLGVVRVGDYQSFVMADIPGIIEGAHMGKGLGIQFLRHIQRTSVLLFLIEVSAPDPLLVYQTLRAELYLYDKFMEKKPFLIVLSKLDTVPEEERETVVDAISAQFKKSFGTDVFPISSISQFNLDELKYKLYSHLKSQ; from the coding sequence ATGTTTATAGATCATTCAAAATTGCGCGTCAAAGCAGGTGACGGCGGCGACGGCGTCGTGAGTTTCCGGCGTGAAAAGTTCGTTCCCAAAGGCGGTCCGGACGGTGGTGACGGAGGCAGAGGCGGAAACGTCTTCGCTATCGGCGACGAAAACGTAAACACCCTGTTGGACTACAAATTCAACAAGCTCTATAAGGCGGAGAATGGAAAATATGGCTCCGGCAACCGCAAAACCGGCGCCAGTGGCGAACACATCTACTTGCGTGTGCCACTGGGAACCGAGATATTTCATCTCAAGGAAGAGGGAAAAAGGGTCAAGCTTGGAGATATCACCCACCACGGCGAGGAACTAATCATCGCCAAAGGAGGACGCGGCGGCAAGGGAAACAGCAATTTTGCCACTCCGACCAATCAGGCGCCACGGCATGCAACTCCCGGCAGACACACCGAGGAGGTCGAACTTGAGTTTGTGCTCAAACTGATGGCGGATGTAGGTTTGGTGGGCTTTCCAAACGCGGGTAAATCCACTCTGCTCAGCGTGTTATCCGCTGCCAGACCAAAGATCGCGGATTATGAATTCACTACTCTCGAACCGATGCTCGGCGTCGTGCGCGTAGGAGATTATCAATCCTTCGTGATGGCGGATATTCCCGGTATCATAGAAGGCGCTCACATGGGCAAAGGCTTGGGAATACAATTCTTACGGCACATCCAACGCACCAGTGTGCTGCTCTTTTTGATCGAAGTAAGCGCTCCCGATCCACTGCTTGTCTATCAAACCCTCCGCGCGGAACTCTATCTCTATGATAAGTTTATGGAAAAAAAGCCCTTCCTGATCGTGCTCAGTAAGCTGGATACCGTTCCGGAAGAAGAACGCGAAACCGTGGTTGATGCGATCTCCGCCCAGTTTAAGAAAAGCTTTGGCACCGATGTATTCCCCATTTCCTCGATCAGCCAGTTCAACCTCGATGAGCTTAAATATAAGCTCTACAGCCATTTGAAAAGTCAATGA